One genomic segment of Impatiens glandulifera chromosome 6, dImpGla2.1, whole genome shotgun sequence includes these proteins:
- the LOC124942111 gene encoding probable steroid-binding protein 3: MELTLNQLKEFDGSDPSKPIYVSVRGRIFDVTTGKSFYGPGGPYALFSGKDASRALAKMSKNEEDVCASLDGLSAKEIGVLDDWEKKFEAKYTVVGKVVS, encoded by the coding sequence ATGGAGCTAACACTGAATCAGCTAAAGGAATTCGATGGATCGGATCCATCTAAGCCAATTTACGTATCTGTAAGGGGTCGAATCTTCGATGTAACAACCGGAAAATCATTCTACGGTCCCGGCGGTCCTTACGCTCTCTTCTCCGGCAAAGATGCTAGCAGAGCCCTCGCGAAGATGAGTAAGAACGAAGAAGATGTTTGTGCATCTCTAGATGGACTTTCGGCGAAGGAAATCGGCGTTCTTGATGATTGGGAGAAGAAATTTGAAGCTAAGTATACTGTTGTTGGTAAGGTTGTATCTTAA